In a genomic window of Pelotomaculum thermopropionicum SI:
- a CDS encoding hypothetical protein (containing partial COG1367, Uncharacterized protein predicted to be involved in DNA repair (RAMP superfamily)), with protein MEVEVKTLTPLWTGGAKSGAVDRVHETGIIGSLRWWFEAMVRGMGGNACSPEQAEQKCIYDPEKPNKGICHVCEIFGATGWRRRFQLMVNDYTEPDHSITKVMLENCRYIDSKGRTRVPTWYFPGRLDDKPRIGSLTLRIRQTAPDFQTAIIGGLLQFMADWVAIGARAQLGFGVFELPNGRLDTRPLYERLIANAGNCTYTRLPSLQNIFLARIWLENATVQDTFNLKYDIRQLFSGQQNKSLRHFIMGTIKGERLVAKVKISRPYGNGLIRVWGWIPKEAGVYKNGWNREKVVDAIYQYLRKNYTLEVWREMDSPRDTVTPNISSAQAFLRSILGLREEDYEA; from the coding sequence ATGGAAGTGGAAGTTAAAACCCTGACTCCTCTTTGGACCGGCGGTGCAAAAAGCGGTGCAGTTGACCGGGTACATGAAACAGGTATCATTGGCAGTTTGCGCTGGTGGTTTGAAGCTATGGTACGCGGGATGGGAGGTAACGCATGTAGCCCAGAGCAAGCGGAGCAAAAATGTATCTATGATCCTGAAAAGCCTAACAAGGGAATTTGCCATGTATGCGAGATTTTTGGTGCCACTGGTTGGCGGCGTCGCTTTCAACTTATGGTTAACGATTATACTGAGCCTGACCATTCAATCACAAAAGTAATGCTAGAAAATTGTCGGTACATTGACAGTAAAGGCAGGACAAGAGTACCCACTTGGTACTTTCCTGGTCGCCTCGATGACAAACCGCGGATTGGTAGCCTAACCCTTCGGATTCGTCAAACGGCACCAGATTTCCAAACGGCAATCATTGGCGGTTTACTCCAGTTTATGGCCGACTGGGTAGCCATAGGAGCGAGAGCGCAATTGGGGTTTGGAGTTTTTGAGTTGCCAAACGGTCGGCTCGATACTAGACCCCTCTACGAACGACTAATTGCGAACGCCGGAAATTGTACCTATACCAGGCTACCCTCATTGCAGAACATTTTCTTGGCTCGCATTTGGCTGGAAAACGCTACAGTGCAGGATACCTTTAATCTTAAATACGATATCCGTCAGCTTTTCTCGGGGCAACAAAATAAGTCTTTGCGACATTTCATCATGGGTACGATCAAAGGCGAGCGGTTAGTCGCCAAGGTCAAAATATCCCGTCCTTATGGTAATGGTCTGATACGTGTGTGGGGCTGGATTCCGAAAGAGGCTGGTGTCTATAAGAATGGCTGGAACCGAGAAAAGGTTGTAGACGCGATTTACCAGTACCTGAGGAAGAATTATACTCTGGAGGTTTGGCGAGAAATGGATTCTCCGAGGGATACTGTTACTCCCAATATTAGTAGTGCCCAGGCATTTTTGCGGAGCATATTGGGGCTGAGGGAGGAAGATTATGAAGCGTGA
- a CDS encoding hypothetical protein (containing partial COG1604, Uncharacterized protein predicted to be involved in DNA repair (RAMP superfamily)) translates to MKRDYYVLQWKKLNSNMSALEQAIIALEEAKKRDSNEYKRLAIKIIQIVGHPHLAYLWFAAIKAKVANAIREAWQEVLPDTIKAIPDVFGFVPDVEDEEKFIFLPLYSFALKIPFQLEKPYMSRDDVDFYLLDSPLRKEKIFKVPTVASTSWKGALRAALWQLGYEEDNEVIIRLLGNSRESDEKQAGRLYFYPTFFDKISFEVINPHHHETGVGQGPILMECVPRGAAGILQILYVPFGRPDQNERECRAEVAGDLEVLVKGVHAMLTTCGFGAKTSSGFGTVKDQLNDRGALILRAKTTDADVPPAEDSPPSSEVNHLESKPEEIPQLTGKPHVSKWTFSTLGELCQVARQVAAKLREGGLR, encoded by the coding sequence ATGAAGCGTGATTATTACGTCTTACAGTGGAAAAAGTTGAACAGCAATATGAGCGCTCTAGAGCAGGCTATTATTGCGCTCGAAGAGGCCAAAAAACGGGACAGCAATGAATACAAGCGATTGGCTATAAAGATTATTCAGATAGTTGGGCACCCCCATCTAGCCTACTTGTGGTTTGCGGCTATTAAAGCCAAAGTTGCTAACGCAATACGTGAAGCCTGGCAAGAAGTATTGCCCGACACTATAAAGGCCATTCCGGATGTTTTCGGATTCGTTCCGGATGTTGAGGACGAGGAGAAATTCATCTTTTTACCGCTGTATAGCTTCGCCTTAAAGATTCCTTTCCAATTGGAAAAGCCTTATATGAGCAGGGATGACGTTGATTTTTACCTCCTCGATAGCCCGCTACGCAAAGAAAAAATTTTCAAAGTGCCCACGGTAGCCTCCACAAGCTGGAAGGGCGCGCTGCGAGCAGCACTTTGGCAGTTAGGTTATGAAGAAGATAACGAGGTTATCATCCGCCTGCTGGGAAATTCGCGCGAAAGCGACGAAAAACAGGCCGGCCGCTTGTACTTTTACCCTACCTTTTTTGACAAAATCAGCTTCGAAGTTATCAATCCACATCACCATGAAACAGGTGTGGGACAGGGACCAATCTTGATGGAGTGTGTGCCGCGGGGAGCCGCTGGTATCCTCCAGATCCTTTATGTGCCTTTTGGGCGTCCGGATCAAAACGAGCGGGAGTGTCGTGCCGAAGTTGCCGGTGACCTGGAGGTACTGGTTAAGGGTGTACACGCCATGCTTACTACTTGCGGTTTTGGGGCCAAAACGAGCAGTGGTTTTGGCACGGTCAAAGACCAGTTGAACGACAGGGGGGCATTAATTCTTCGGGCAAAAACGACTGATGCAGATGTTCCGCCTGCTGAAGATTCACCGCCCTCCTCAGAAGTCAATCATCTGGAGTCTAAGCCTGAGGAAATCCCCCAATTAACCGGGAAACCACACGTTTCAAAGTGGACCTTCAGCACCCTGGGCGAACTATGCCAGGTGGCCCGGCAGGTAGCAGCCAAACTGCGGGAAGGAGGCCTAAGATGA